The Microbacterium maritypicum genome contains a region encoding:
- a CDS encoding DUF6855 family protein, translating to MVDSAEESMNEQHWSGAGTPTDPWVLKTAPLSSEYTIFRDDDTDPALLVCQVGSTRLTYLARAIDDLHAELLRRGDWVTLGAADEKKEPAPDSVEAWGRAEDNPVGGWYGQRKGYRGRFGMYLPPLLEALGLVELEHNARNNRVRAIARA from the coding sequence ATGGTCGACAGCGCCGAGGAGAGCATGAACGAGCAGCACTGGTCCGGCGCAGGGACTCCGACGGACCCCTGGGTCCTGAAGACCGCGCCCTTGTCGTCCGAGTACACGATCTTTCGGGATGACGACACCGATCCGGCCCTCTTGGTCTGCCAGGTGGGGTCGACCAGGCTCACCTACCTCGCGCGCGCGATCGATGACCTCCACGCAGAACTGCTCCGACGCGGCGACTGGGTGACGCTGGGCGCCGCCGACGAGAAGAAGGAGCCGGCGCCGGACTCGGTCGAGGCATGGGGTCGCGCTGAGGACAACCCCGTGGGTGGCTGGTACGGCCAGCGGAAGGGGTATCGAGGCCGTTTCGGCATGTACCTGCCGCCTCTTCTCGAAGCCCTCGGCCTCGTCGAGCTCGAGCACAATGCTCGCAACAATCGCGTCAGGGCGATCGCGCGCGCATAG
- a CDS encoding bactofilin family protein, with product MRNSSRTVRRIALALTLGVLVIGTGAGAVASPRAPATAADVGVRAAAGDQDGPQFYSGVTVDVSGVVNGDVYAAGQSVTISGDVTGDVIAAAQTITITGTVDGNVRLSGQAVTISGEVSRSGTIFAADVTVTETGSFGDDLVGAAGDMRVAGTVGRDLMLSVGTLTIDGAVGGSLTYHSDREARIAEGAVAGTVQRIAPAESPRVEISPWAVVFGWFLGLLYALVAFSLVTLVAGLAFPRWLDRVTGHLLPSPWKALLVGFVAAITVPIVLLFLLVTVVGAPLALIGAVVWLAMTLAAFPYVAHYVGRLVFRDRRRPVVESLLGGLILIAALQVPWLNIVVWLAMVCFGLGAQLLEIHRQRPWAASRDSAQERSERPGPTEDTSPASDS from the coding sequence ATGCGCAACAGTTCTCGCACGGTGAGGCGAATCGCCCTTGCTCTCACGCTCGGAGTGCTCGTCATCGGAACCGGGGCAGGCGCTGTCGCCTCTCCTCGGGCGCCGGCGACAGCAGCGGATGTGGGCGTGCGCGCGGCTGCCGGCGACCAAGACGGGCCGCAGTTCTATTCCGGCGTGACGGTCGACGTCTCCGGAGTCGTGAACGGTGACGTCTACGCTGCCGGTCAGAGCGTCACGATCAGCGGGGACGTCACCGGAGACGTCATCGCCGCAGCGCAGACCATCACGATCACCGGGACGGTCGATGGAAATGTGCGGCTCTCCGGGCAGGCGGTCACGATCAGCGGCGAGGTGTCCCGCAGCGGGACGATCTTCGCAGCCGACGTGACGGTCACCGAGACCGGCTCCTTCGGCGATGATCTCGTGGGTGCCGCGGGCGACATGCGCGTCGCCGGCACCGTGGGCCGGGATCTGATGCTCAGTGTCGGAACCCTCACCATCGATGGAGCGGTCGGCGGAAGCCTGACCTATCACAGTGACCGGGAGGCGCGGATCGCGGAAGGGGCGGTCGCCGGCACCGTGCAACGCATCGCCCCGGCCGAATCGCCCCGAGTGGAGATCTCCCCGTGGGCTGTCGTCTTCGGGTGGTTCCTGGGCCTGCTCTATGCCCTGGTGGCCTTCAGTCTCGTCACGCTCGTGGCGGGTCTGGCGTTCCCGCGCTGGCTGGACCGCGTGACGGGCCATCTGCTCCCCTCGCCGTGGAAGGCGCTGCTCGTGGGCTTCGTCGCAGCGATCACCGTTCCCATCGTGCTCCTCTTCCTTCTCGTCACCGTCGTCGGCGCTCCGCTCGCACTCATCGGTGCCGTGGTGTGGCTGGCGATGACGCTCGCCGCATTCCCCTACGTCGCGCACTACGTCGGCCGGCTGGTCTTCCGAGACAGGCGGCGGCCCGTGGTCGAATCCCTGCTCGGCGGCCTCATCCTGATCGCGGCGCTGCAGGTTCCCTGGCTCAACATCGTGGTGTGGCTCGCGATGGTGTGCTTCGGCCTGGGCGCCCAGCTCTTGGAGATCCATCGCCAGAGGCCGTGGGCCGCGTCGAGGGACTCGGCCCAGGAGCGGTCGGAACGCCCCGGCCCGACGGAGGACACGTCTCCGGCGTCCGACTCGTGA
- a CDS encoding DUF1295 domain-containing protein → MSSPAPTAPKSSRSSLIAIIAALVIGALVALAGSQNSATLGGIPLFALAVAAAFAIQVIAFIPAMILQTERFFDLTGSLTFLVISAALVLLSPLPDVRSWILAAMVMLWAARLGSFLALRVHKAGSDGRFDEIKGSPLRFLQVWVIQGAWVSLTAAAAWIAISTDAGARAPIGWLTVVGIIVWVIGMAIEIVADAQKSAFRADPQNRDEFIRTGLWSRSRHPNYFGEIVIWVGVFVTAAPVLAGWQWVALLSPLFVILLLTRVSGIPLLEARAEKKWGDRADYIAYRENTPSLIPRLTRPAVREKAA, encoded by the coding sequence ATGTCCTCCCCCGCACCCACAGCCCCCAAGTCCTCCCGCTCCTCTCTCATCGCGATCATCGCCGCGCTCGTGATCGGCGCACTCGTCGCGCTCGCCGGCAGCCAGAACAGTGCGACGCTCGGCGGCATCCCGCTGTTCGCCCTGGCCGTCGCCGCGGCCTTCGCGATCCAGGTCATCGCTTTCATCCCCGCGATGATCCTGCAGACCGAGCGGTTCTTCGATCTCACCGGCAGCCTCACCTTCCTCGTGATCTCCGCCGCACTCGTCCTCCTGTCGCCCCTGCCCGACGTGCGCAGCTGGATCCTCGCGGCGATGGTGATGCTGTGGGCCGCCCGCCTCGGATCCTTCCTGGCCCTGCGCGTGCACAAGGCCGGATCAGACGGCCGTTTCGACGAGATCAAGGGCTCCCCGCTGCGCTTTCTCCAGGTGTGGGTGATCCAGGGCGCGTGGGTGTCGCTGACCGCGGCCGCCGCCTGGATCGCGATCAGCACGGATGCCGGTGCCCGCGCCCCCATCGGGTGGCTGACCGTCGTGGGCATCATCGTGTGGGTCATCGGCATGGCGATCGAGATCGTCGCCGACGCGCAGAAGTCGGCGTTCCGCGCAGACCCGCAGAACCGGGACGAGTTCATCCGCACCGGCCTGTGGTCGCGGTCGCGCCACCCCAACTACTTCGGCGAGATCGTCATCTGGGTGGGCGTTTTCGTCACCGCCGCCCCGGTGCTCGCCGGATGGCAGTGGGTCGCACTCCTCTCGCCGCTGTTCGTGATCCTGCTGCTCACCCGGGTCAGCGGCATCCCGCTGCTGGAGGCGCGCGCCGAGAAGAAGTGGGGCGATCGCGCCGACTACATCGCCTACCGCGAGAACACGCCCTCCCTGATCCCGCGGCTCACGCGGCCGGCCGTGCGCGAGAAGGCCGCATAG
- a CDS encoding glycoside hydrolase, whose amino-acid sequence MSARTATTSRRALAMAAVLAATASGLAAFPQAATAAESDVTLTPNPAYAGAPFKGWGSSLVWMANATGSYPAELRDELIDKVFGDEGLNLNIARYNIGGGNATDVPDYLRPGGAVPGWWNPDAPLTDDDGAITSSFADRDRFRAAWTGENASDYDFSADAAQLAWVSAIKDQVDTWEAFSNSPPYFMTESGFVSGGTDPWADQIRRDSLDTFATYLKTVVEHVEDTQGISFDTIDPLNEPNTNYWGTTIGGDGWPTSASRQEGAHAGPALQADVIKALAAELAASDTTTDAVISGPDETNPQRFVEDWNGWDTAARDAVAQLNVHTYSTGGRHLARDIAKSAAKPLWMSEVEGNWGGDSWNPDAIENGLGIAQLVSSDLRELEPEAWVLWQPVEDLYNMEKVEKKNWGSVFIDFDCNAEGDSARRLADGDADAGCHVRTNAKYNTLRNFTHYIEPGDQLVRVADNDTTAAIDGDGSGATLVHTNESDQARTLTIDLSLFGDIDQGATVTPVVTTESPASDPTANALRTGTAVAVGADGTAVLTVPAKSVTTFVVSGVEGIAAEAPALRDGETYTITGVQSGHALTASDDGALLGSARDPELIPVQTWTASLWMMTSTDGAEFSLLNAGRGAVLDVGGSSTSVGASVGVWQSNWGANQLWRLESARDDIAPYASFRPGQEWLDSDGEVIQAHGGQVVPSKDADGRTIYYLYGEDRTNGYHSAPGVHVYSSYDLYNWDDRGVALRALSSKDQFEDDPYFEALYGDYSAAQQDAVYRDLGTVPVDGVTPPIIERPKVIFNEKTGKWVMWAHMDGPSATSSAQYAKANAGVAVADSPFGPFKYIDSYRLHYAPDDAEPTNHAPNNRGMARDMNLFVDDDGTGYIIYSSEENATMFISKLNDDYTDLATPADEAVLGVDYNRIFVNQSRESPAIFKHDERYFLITSGTTGWSPNPSRWASSSDIMGAWTEMGDPFPWWAQSNSWNSQPSSVIPVDREHGKYIYMGDRWNGGGDLKNAQMVWLPINMGEGGDSLAVEVHDEWTLDQLDQWSAWDVSAVPETVQVGGALDTPVVNVTQNGMMTEQPVTWSMAGSFDAPGIVTATGTLPEFGGRTFTRTIAVVPEGLRYAVNAGGQQTADWLALRDAAEDEGDLLNSRADQAYAEDAASGASWGYVSEGSKSAGTVDGTIFSTMRYAVDDRDIAYRFGDLEPGRYSVHVGYADPWDQWDDRGAKVSVNGTVVEQDHDYGAADEVRSYGDIAVGDEGQIELVLQPTRDADVQVSWIMVTLDEATTPEPARVTLSADAITAGDRITVDVAGLAPDEVVSFALHSDPIDMGTVTADGSGAGTLSWRVPTDVAAGQHHVVMTRADGTEVRAPLTVRAAQPGTGGVGGGTTTGTGSGAAGVGGLASTGLDAAGLTSALALAALLLAAGGLAFARRRGVHR is encoded by the coding sequence ATGTCTGCAAGAACAGCGACCACATCCCGGCGCGCACTCGCCATGGCCGCGGTGCTCGCCGCGACCGCTAGCGGTCTCGCCGCCTTCCCGCAGGCGGCCACGGCTGCCGAATCCGATGTCACCCTGACCCCCAATCCCGCCTATGCGGGCGCCCCCTTCAAGGGGTGGGGTTCGAGTCTGGTGTGGATGGCGAACGCGACCGGCTCGTACCCGGCAGAGCTGCGCGATGAGCTCATCGACAAGGTCTTCGGCGACGAGGGCCTGAACCTCAACATCGCGCGCTACAACATCGGCGGCGGCAACGCGACCGATGTGCCCGACTACCTGCGCCCCGGCGGAGCGGTCCCAGGGTGGTGGAACCCGGATGCTCCGCTCACCGACGACGACGGCGCGATCACGTCGAGCTTCGCCGACCGGGACCGCTTCCGCGCCGCGTGGACGGGCGAGAACGCGAGCGACTACGACTTCTCGGCCGATGCCGCACAGCTCGCCTGGGTCTCGGCCATCAAGGACCAGGTCGACACCTGGGAGGCCTTCAGCAACTCCCCGCCCTACTTCATGACCGAGAGCGGCTTCGTCAGCGGCGGTACCGACCCCTGGGCCGACCAGATCCGCCGCGACTCCCTCGACACGTTCGCGACGTACCTCAAGACCGTCGTCGAGCACGTCGAAGACACCCAGGGCATCTCGTTCGACACGATCGACCCGCTGAACGAGCCGAACACCAACTACTGGGGCACCACGATCGGTGGCGACGGCTGGCCCACGAGCGCGAGCAGGCAGGAGGGTGCCCACGCCGGCCCCGCGCTGCAGGCTGACGTGATCAAGGCGCTCGCCGCTGAGCTGGCCGCCTCCGACACCACGACCGACGCCGTGATCTCCGGCCCCGACGAGACGAATCCGCAGCGATTCGTGGAGGACTGGAACGGATGGGACACCGCGGCACGTGACGCCGTCGCCCAGCTGAACGTGCACACCTACTCCACGGGAGGCCGCCACCTGGCTCGTGACATCGCGAAGAGCGCGGCCAAGCCGCTGTGGATGAGTGAGGTCGAGGGCAACTGGGGCGGCGACAGCTGGAACCCGGATGCCATCGAGAACGGGCTCGGCATCGCCCAGCTCGTCAGCTCCGACCTGCGCGAGCTGGAGCCGGAGGCCTGGGTGCTGTGGCAACCGGTCGAAGACCTCTACAACATGGAGAAGGTCGAGAAGAAGAACTGGGGCTCGGTGTTCATCGACTTCGACTGCAACGCCGAGGGCGACTCCGCCCGTCGCCTGGCCGACGGCGACGCGGACGCGGGATGCCACGTCCGCACGAACGCGAAGTACAACACCCTGCGCAACTTCACGCACTACATCGAACCCGGCGACCAGCTGGTGCGGGTCGCCGACAACGACACCACGGCGGCCATCGACGGCGACGGCTCCGGCGCCACGCTCGTGCACACGAACGAGAGCGACCAGGCCCGCACGCTCACGATCGACCTGTCGCTGTTCGGCGACATCGATCAGGGCGCCACGGTGACCCCCGTCGTGACGACGGAGTCTCCGGCATCCGACCCGACGGCGAACGCTCTGCGCACCGGGACAGCGGTCGCGGTCGGCGCAGACGGGACCGCCGTGCTCACGGTTCCCGCGAAGTCGGTGACCACCTTCGTCGTCTCCGGCGTCGAAGGCATCGCCGCCGAGGCACCGGCGCTCCGCGACGGTGAGACCTACACGATCACCGGCGTCCAGAGCGGGCATGCACTGACCGCCTCCGATGACGGCGCCCTCCTCGGCAGCGCCAGGGATCCCGAGCTGATCCCCGTGCAGACCTGGACGGCCTCGCTGTGGATGATGACCTCGACCGACGGCGCGGAGTTCAGCCTGCTGAACGCCGGACGCGGTGCCGTGCTGGATGTCGGGGGCTCCTCGACCTCGGTCGGTGCGAGCGTCGGGGTGTGGCAGTCGAACTGGGGCGCCAACCAGCTGTGGCGGCTCGAGTCGGCACGCGACGACATCGCCCCGTACGCGAGCTTCCGCCCAGGACAGGAATGGCTCGACTCCGACGGCGAGGTGATCCAGGCGCACGGCGGTCAGGTCGTGCCGTCGAAGGATGCCGACGGTCGCACCATCTACTACCTCTACGGCGAAGACCGCACGAACGGGTACCACTCGGCTCCCGGCGTGCACGTCTACAGCTCGTACGACCTGTACAACTGGGACGACCGCGGAGTGGCGCTGCGGGCGCTGTCGTCGAAGGACCAGTTCGAGGACGATCCCTACTTCGAGGCGCTGTACGGCGACTACTCCGCCGCCCAGCAGGACGCCGTCTACCGCGATCTCGGCACAGTGCCCGTCGACGGCGTGACCCCGCCGATCATCGAACGTCCGAAGGTGATCTTCAACGAGAAGACCGGCAAGTGGGTGATGTGGGCGCACATGGACGGCCCGTCGGCGACGTCGTCCGCGCAGTACGCCAAGGCCAACGCCGGGGTCGCGGTGGCGGACTCGCCGTTCGGTCCCTTCAAGTACATCGACAGCTACCGGCTGCACTACGCACCCGACGATGCCGAACCGACCAACCACGCCCCGAACAACCGTGGCATGGCGCGCGACATGAACCTGTTCGTCGACGACGACGGCACCGGCTACATCATCTATTCGAGCGAGGAGAACGCGACCATGTTCATCTCCAAGCTCAACGACGACTACACCGACCTGGCGACTCCCGCCGATGAGGCCGTGCTCGGCGTGGACTACAACCGCATCTTCGTGAACCAGTCGAGGGAATCCCCGGCGATCTTCAAGCACGACGAGCGGTACTTCCTGATCACCTCGGGCACCACGGGATGGAGCCCGAACCCCTCACGGTGGGCGAGCTCCAGCGACATCATGGGCGCGTGGACCGAGATGGGAGACCCGTTCCCCTGGTGGGCGCAGAGCAACTCCTGGAACTCGCAGCCCAGCTCGGTGATCCCGGTGGATCGCGAGCACGGCAAGTACATCTACATGGGCGACCGATGGAACGGCGGCGGCGACCTCAAGAACGCGCAGATGGTGTGGCTGCCGATCAACATGGGCGAAGGCGGCGACTCGCTGGCGGTCGAGGTGCACGACGAGTGGACGCTCGACCAGCTCGACCAGTGGTCGGCGTGGGATGTCTCGGCCGTGCCCGAGACGGTGCAGGTCGGGGGCGCACTCGACACACCGGTGGTCAACGTCACCCAGAACGGCATGATGACCGAGCAGCCCGTGACCTGGAGCATGGCCGGCTCGTTCGACGCACCGGGGATCGTCACCGCGACGGGCACCCTCCCCGAGTTCGGCGGACGCACGTTCACCCGCACGATCGCGGTCGTTCCCGAGGGGCTGCGCTACGCGGTCAACGCCGGTGGACAGCAGACCGCGGACTGGTTGGCCCTGCGGGACGCCGCCGAGGACGAGGGCGACCTGCTCAACAGCCGTGCCGATCAGGCGTATGCCGAGGATGCCGCGAGCGGCGCGTCGTGGGGATACGTCAGCGAGGGCAGCAAGAGCGCGGGCACCGTCGACGGAACGATTTTCTCGACCATGCGATACGCGGTCGACGATCGCGACATCGCCTACCGGTTCGGCGACCTCGAGCCCGGTCGGTACAGCGTGCATGTCGGCTACGCGGACCCCTGGGACCAGTGGGACGACCGCGGCGCGAAGGTGAGTGTGAACGGCACCGTCGTCGAGCAGGACCACGATTACGGCGCGGCCGACGAGGTGCGCAGCTACGGCGACATCGCCGTGGGCGACGAGGGCCAGATCGAACTCGTGCTGCAGCCGACTCGCGACGCCGACGTGCAGGTGAGCTGGATCATGGTGACGCTCGACGAGGCGACGACGCCGGAGCCTGCGCGGGTCACGCTCTCCGCGGATGCCATCACGGCCGGTGACCGGATCACCGTCGACGTCGCCGGACTGGCGCCCGATGAGGTGGTGTCGTTCGCGCTGCACTCCGACCCGATCGACATGGGAACCGTCACGGCGGACGGATCCGGAGCCGGGACGCTGTCCTGGCGCGTGCCGACCGATGTGGCCGCAGGACAGCACCACGTCGTGATGACGCGCGCCGACGGCACCGAGGTGCGGGCGCCCCTGACGGTGCGGGCCGCACAGCCGGGGACCGGCGGAGTCGGCGGAGGGACCACCACCGGAACCGGCTCCGGCGCCGCCGGTGTCGGCGGCCTGGCCTCCACCGGACTCGACGCCGCCGGGCTCACCTCGGCGCTGGCCCTCGCGGCGCTGCTGCTCGCGGCCGGCGGCCTGGCGTTCGCCCGACGACGGGGCGTCCACCGCTGA
- a CDS encoding heavy-metal-associated domain-containing protein has product MTTNEFQVTGMTCGHCEMSIREEVSEVPGVEDIQVSAQTGTLVVTGSGSLDDAQILAAVAEAGYSAVRTV; this is encoded by the coding sequence ATGACCACGAACGAGTTCCAGGTGACCGGCATGACCTGCGGACACTGCGAGATGTCGATCCGCGAAGAGGTCTCCGAAGTCCCGGGTGTCGAAGACATCCAGGTGAGCGCACAGACGGGCACGCTCGTCGTCACCGGCTCCGGTTCCCTCGACGATGCGCAGATTCTGGCTGCCGTCGCGGAGGCGGGGTACTCGGCGGTGCGGACGGTATGA
- a CDS encoding AMP-dependent synthetase/ligase: MLESSTPPLAALDGYRNVTDLLVARAAAAPGHVAFEVEDPSTGSWRPITTRGFEEEVRALAKGFMAQDIQAGDPIAIMAPTRYEWAVADLAAWFAGAVVVPIYETSSPSQVNAIVADADVRLAIGGTAEHTALLRDALAKTNTVTLGAWTMDAETTGTLADLVAGGVGVTDEELEARRTTATQDDPATIVYTSGTTGEPKGVVLSHRNFLGQVLNIAAAYSEIVNEDGNTVIFLPLAHVLARGLQLICLASGMRIAHLSDPSTVVATLDTLRPTFLVVVPRVLQKIRAAAAGKAADKGLAGVWAKAEATAIAWGRRAERIDAGRRIARNRGLRVRHRVFDALFYRRLRTVMGGRVGYILSGGAALDTELSLFFRGIGVPVIEGYGLTETTAPLTGNLPGRIASGSVGSPLPGLTVRISDEGEVLARGLGVFSGYRNPAHDEGAFVDGFFRTGDLGRLDEQGRLILEGRLKDVIVTSNGKTIVPTRWESAVEANPLVSHAVMVGEGKPYLSALLVLDPEQARAWAAAEGTSIPVAAPSDIRAVNDPALRAHLQRAVDAANALVARSEQVRRFSVVFADLDDRGLVTPTMKLKRNVVLDRAAVTVEDLYL, from the coding sequence ATGCTCGAGTCATCGACCCCGCCGCTTGCCGCCCTCGACGGCTACCGCAACGTCACCGACCTGCTCGTGGCGCGGGCCGCCGCCGCCCCGGGCCACGTGGCATTCGAGGTCGAAGACCCGTCGACCGGCTCGTGGCGACCGATCACGACGCGTGGTTTCGAAGAGGAGGTGCGCGCTCTGGCGAAGGGCTTCATGGCCCAGGACATCCAGGCAGGCGACCCGATCGCGATCATGGCGCCCACGCGCTACGAGTGGGCCGTCGCCGACCTCGCGGCCTGGTTCGCCGGCGCCGTCGTCGTGCCGATCTACGAGACCTCCTCGCCCTCACAGGTGAACGCCATCGTCGCGGACGCCGATGTGCGTCTGGCGATCGGCGGCACCGCGGAGCACACGGCGCTCCTGCGGGACGCGCTCGCGAAGACGAACACCGTCACGCTCGGCGCGTGGACGATGGATGCCGAGACGACCGGCACCCTTGCCGATCTGGTCGCGGGCGGTGTCGGCGTCACCGACGAGGAACTCGAGGCCCGCAGAACGACCGCCACCCAGGACGATCCTGCGACGATCGTCTACACCTCGGGCACCACGGGCGAGCCCAAGGGCGTCGTGCTCAGCCACCGGAACTTCCTCGGTCAGGTGCTCAACATCGCCGCCGCGTACAGCGAGATCGTGAACGAAGACGGCAACACCGTCATCTTCCTGCCCCTCGCCCATGTGCTGGCGCGCGGGCTTCAGCTGATCTGCCTGGCCAGCGGCATGCGCATCGCGCACCTGTCCGACCCGTCGACGGTCGTCGCCACCCTCGACACCCTGCGCCCGACCTTCCTGGTCGTCGTGCCGCGGGTGCTGCAGAAGATCCGGGCGGCCGCCGCGGGCAAAGCCGCCGACAAGGGCCTCGCGGGAGTCTGGGCGAAGGCCGAGGCCACGGCCATCGCGTGGGGCCGCCGCGCCGAGCGGATCGACGCCGGCAGGCGCATCGCCAGGAACCGCGGCCTCCGCGTGCGCCACCGCGTCTTCGACGCCCTCTTCTACCGGCGTCTTCGCACCGTGATGGGTGGGAGGGTCGGGTACATCCTGTCGGGCGGAGCGGCCCTCGACACCGAGCTCTCGCTCTTCTTCCGCGGCATCGGGGTCCCCGTCATCGAGGGCTACGGCCTCACCGAGACGACGGCGCCGCTCACCGGCAACCTGCCCGGTCGCATCGCCTCGGGCAGCGTCGGCTCGCCCCTGCCGGGGCTCACCGTTCGCATCAGCGATGAGGGCGAAGTTCTGGCCCGCGGCCTCGGCGTCTTCAGCGGCTATCGCAACCCGGCCCACGACGAGGGCGCCTTCGTCGACGGCTTCTTCCGCACCGGCGATCTCGGGCGACTCGACGAGCAGGGCAGGCTGATCCTCGAAGGCCGGCTCAAGGACGTGATCGTGACGTCGAACGGCAAGACGATCGTGCCGACCCGCTGGGAGAGCGCGGTCGAAGCGAATCCGCTCGTCTCGCACGCGGTGATGGTCGGCGAGGGCAAGCCGTACCTCTCCGCGCTGCTCGTCCTCGACCCGGAGCAGGCCAGGGCGTGGGCCGCCGCGGAAGGCACCAGCATCCCCGTGGCCGCGCCGTCCGACATCCGTGCGGTGAACGACCCGGCGCTGCGCGCCCACCTGCAGCGCGCCGTCGACGCCGCCAATGCCCTCGTGGCGCGCAGCGAGCAGGTCCGCCGGTTCAGCGTGGTCTTCGCCGACCTCGACGACCGCGGGCTCGTCACACCGACCATGAAACTCAAGCGGAACGTCGTGCTGGATCGCGCAGCCGTCACCGTCGAAGACCTGTACCTCTGA
- the dcd gene encoding dCTP deaminase, giving the protein MLLSDRDIKAELASGRIGLEPREDGMIQPSSIDVRLDRYFRLFDNHKYPFIDPSVDQPELTRLIEVDPDEPFILHPGEFALGATFEQVTLSDDIAARLEGKSSLGRLGLITHSTAGFIDPGFTGHVTLELANVATLPIKLWPGMKIGQLCFFRLTSPAENPYGSGPYGNRYQGQRGPTASRSFQNFHRTDVGSTDIGAVGG; this is encoded by the coding sequence GTGCTTCTCAGCGACCGCGACATCAAGGCAGAACTCGCATCCGGCCGCATCGGCCTCGAGCCTCGCGAAGACGGGATGATCCAGCCGTCGAGCATCGACGTGCGCCTGGACCGGTACTTCCGGTTGTTCGACAACCACAAGTACCCGTTCATCGATCCCTCGGTCGACCAGCCCGAGCTCACGCGCCTGATCGAGGTCGACCCCGACGAGCCCTTCATCCTGCACCCCGGGGAGTTCGCACTCGGCGCCACGTTCGAGCAGGTCACGCTGTCCGACGACATCGCGGCGCGCCTCGAGGGCAAGTCGTCCCTGGGGCGCCTCGGGCTCATCACGCACTCCACCGCAGGGTTCATCGACCCGGGCTTCACGGGGCACGTGACGCTCGAGCTCGCGAACGTCGCGACCCTGCCCATCAAGCTGTGGCCGGGGATGAAGATCGGGCAGCTGTGCTTCTTCCGGCTCACGTCTCCCGCCGAGAACCCGTACGGCTCCGGCCCCTATGGCAACCGGTACCAGGGGCAGCGCGGACCGACGGCCTCGCGGTCGTTCCAGAACTTCCATCGAACGGATGTCGGCAGCACCGACATCGGAGCAGTCGGAGGCTGA
- a CDS encoding OsmC family protein — MTGPVDRPTTAYTVHASVTEAGAAVIEAGTQRIAFDASWGRPQPVALPGPADLLASALAACLLKNVERCSALLPFRYERADVVVTAHRQDRPPSFTRLWYELSLVTDESPRRIELLHENLRRYGTVYNTLAVVCELDGTVVAATEPSGH; from the coding sequence ATGACGGGTCCGGTAGACCGGCCTACGACGGCCTACACGGTTCATGCGAGCGTTACAGAAGCAGGGGCGGCCGTCATCGAGGCGGGGACACAGCGGATCGCCTTCGATGCCAGTTGGGGCCGCCCGCAGCCGGTAGCTCTCCCGGGGCCTGCGGATCTGCTCGCCTCCGCTCTGGCAGCGTGCCTGCTGAAGAATGTCGAGAGATGCTCCGCACTCCTTCCGTTTCGGTATGAACGCGCCGATGTGGTGGTCACGGCACATCGCCAGGACCGGCCACCGTCCTTCACGCGACTCTGGTACGAGCTCTCGCTGGTGACGGACGAGTCCCCGCGTCGCATCGAACTGCTGCACGAGAATCTGCGCCGCTACGGGACCGTGTACAACACGCTGGCCGTCGTGTGTGAGCTCGACGGGACCGTCGTCGCCGCCACCGAGCCGTCGGGGCACTGA